The following proteins are encoded in a genomic region of Planococcus lenghuensis:
- a CDS encoding putative bifunctional diguanylate cyclase/phosphodiesterase, whose product MLKLGRLRLVILLGVIVSYCSWMVIFQDDEWIRSLGVNLFQIGAVLITLYWLVGAFRYTDPPKRNFWLLLGIGATLSFSSNLTWLYQQVIHSAVDYQSASYVIWLLSYLCYLAALIYKVRELSTSASKNPYLFNIIVYMIAATSFSLHYLVNPTVISQNSFVVNLSTLLYSVVDLSILFVITLLFYLNQQRKEKRVGIYIVIAFSFQVTADSLYAYFTVHQVLESGTVVDLLWVIAMLFIGFAGYQAKWDREEPSLQARPVIDRLEFLFPYIGILVLIIAVMASYRWDLNALSLGLLIIFMMVMGRQLLVINRNKKLADEYKHLAYHDQLTGLNNRIGFIEDIKAVIDDTQNARRALLLIDLDRFKVINDSLGHFVGDKVLVQTATRLNEVLGTEGAAYRLGGDEFIVMLPDMPDAEYAAVAEAILETFSKPFLVDDYEVNVTPSVGISLFPENGRDSEELLKNADAAMYLAKANGKNGFRFYSSDLNATLERKMTIENELKKAIEKEELFLVYQPKVDLQSREVIGAEALLRWRHPKLGFVSPGEFIPVAEETGQIIRIGEWVMREASRQNKAWQEKGFAPMCISINVSVLQFQREDFLETVDRALTDAKLDPGSLELEITESVMQNVWESTQILKRIRKMGVRVSLDDFGTGYSSLHVLQNLPIDTLKIDKSFIDALTDINQHAMVKTIVELGLNLNLDIVAEGIEEEYQVQVLTSHKCRIGQGYLFSRPVAPEEFEQLLVPVQETVQVT is encoded by the coding sequence ATGCTGAAATTGGGGCGTTTACGGTTAGTTATTTTATTGGGCGTTATCGTGAGCTACTGCTCATGGATGGTTATATTCCAGGACGATGAGTGGATACGGAGTTTGGGAGTGAATCTGTTTCAAATCGGAGCGGTACTGATAACGCTGTACTGGTTGGTTGGCGCATTCCGCTACACAGACCCGCCAAAACGGAATTTCTGGCTGCTGTTAGGCATCGGCGCCACTTTGTCTTTTTCCTCTAATTTAACCTGGCTATATCAGCAGGTGATCCACTCGGCAGTGGATTATCAGTCAGCTTCCTATGTGATTTGGCTGCTGTCTTATTTGTGCTATTTGGCTGCCCTTATTTATAAGGTCAGGGAATTGAGCACTTCTGCATCCAAAAATCCGTATTTGTTCAACATCATTGTGTATATGATTGCGGCTACATCATTCAGCCTTCATTATTTGGTTAATCCAACAGTGATATCGCAAAATTCATTCGTGGTGAACCTGTCAACACTACTCTATTCGGTCGTCGATTTAAGTATCCTGTTCGTTATTACACTTCTGTTTTACCTGAATCAGCAACGGAAAGAAAAACGGGTTGGAATCTATATCGTAATCGCATTTAGTTTTCAAGTCACAGCGGATTCACTGTATGCGTACTTTACTGTGCATCAAGTACTGGAATCCGGTACTGTCGTCGACCTGTTGTGGGTCATTGCGATGCTCTTCATCGGTTTTGCAGGTTACCAGGCAAAATGGGACAGAGAAGAGCCGAGTCTGCAAGCACGCCCGGTGATTGACCGACTGGAGTTCCTCTTTCCGTATATAGGCATTCTTGTCCTCATTATCGCCGTGATGGCCAGTTACCGATGGGATCTCAATGCGCTCAGTTTAGGGTTGCTGATCATTTTCATGATGGTGATGGGCCGCCAGTTATTGGTCATCAATCGAAATAAAAAGCTTGCGGACGAGTACAAGCACCTCGCTTATCACGATCAGCTGACGGGATTGAATAACCGCATTGGGTTCATTGAAGATATCAAAGCGGTGATCGATGATACGCAGAACGCTCGGCGTGCGCTGTTGCTGATCGACCTGGACCGTTTTAAAGTGATCAATGACTCGCTCGGTCATTTCGTGGGCGATAAGGTACTGGTTCAGACAGCTACCCGGCTGAATGAAGTGCTGGGCACAGAAGGAGCAGCATACCGGTTGGGCGGTGATGAGTTTATCGTCATGCTGCCGGATATGCCGGATGCTGAATATGCTGCGGTTGCTGAAGCGATTTTGGAAACGTTCAGCAAGCCGTTTCTGGTTGACGATTATGAAGTCAACGTCACACCGAGTGTCGGCATCAGCCTCTTCCCGGAAAACGGAAGAGACAGCGAAGAACTGCTGAAAAATGCGGATGCAGCAATGTATCTCGCGAAGGCGAACGGCAAGAACGGCTTCCGGTTTTACAGTTCTGATCTGAATGCGACGCTGGAACGGAAGATGACAATCGAAAACGAACTTAAAAAGGCCATTGAAAAAGAGGAACTGTTTCTTGTGTATCAGCCGAAAGTGGATTTGCAGAGCCGGGAAGTTATCGGAGCGGAAGCGCTACTCCGATGGCGGCACCCCAAACTCGGTTTCGTATCACCCGGCGAATTTATCCCGGTAGCGGAAGAGACAGGGCAAATCATCCGCATCGGTGAATGGGTCATGCGGGAAGCGAGCAGGCAGAACAAGGCATGGCAGGAAAAGGGTTTTGCTCCGATGTGTATTTCCATAAACGTTTCTGTTCTGCAGTTTCAGCGGGAGGATTTTCTGGAAACCGTGGACCGGGCACTGACGGATGCCAAGCTTGACCCGGGTAGCTTGGAGTTGGAAATAACCGAAAGTGTCATGCAGAACGTATGGGAAAGTACGCAAATCCTGAAACGGATCCGGAAGATGGGGGTGCGTGTCTCCCTTGATGATTTTGGAACCGGTTACTCTTCACTTCATGTGCTTCAGAACCTGCCGATTGATACACTGAAAATCGATAAATCTTTCATCGACGCCCTTACGGATATCAACCAGCATGCCATGGTCAAAACTATCGTTGAACTGGGGCTAAACCTGAACTTGGATATTGTTGCAGAAGGGATCGAAGAAGAATACCAGGTGCAAGTGCTCACCAGCCATAAATGCCGGATCGGGCAAGGCTACCTGTTCTCCCGGCCGGTTGCGCCGGAAGAATTCGAACAGCTGCTGGTACCTGTGCAGGAGACGGTGCAGGTTACATAA
- a CDS encoding tetratricopeptide repeat protein encodes MEQLSKRYNQAVALVQEDKLEEAKWILQSILASAPFHSGTNWLAGLVEVMMGNPVAGLTHWERVKIADFPQLPERREQVLSTLRKYEEIRAIYNHSLSLVRERKLSEARSMMVPLLNRDFTFPLPADVYRLYFLILAEQGQTEEAFSFILDSPPSIQKTPSIIRFVHALRDELLREETAGEWKKTNEIVHPLKTKKGQRRMGATAIAIVAAFIGGTYIVSQIDTAEQESAFADQQELDSDSEGLKEVIDELESKLISLESEKEILQEELGASNERVSEYEATEKLFKEADLDLTSLRTEEAKKEYDAAYALYQNGEYIKAKERFELSLQLSPSEYFSDDSLYYLIRSTQQLSTLTGDSELLNQFLTSESEHFLESPYQDDLLVIQADAYHSEGKKDEALLVLSQIQDEYPSEWTATYAEKLLDTMQEKEM; translated from the coding sequence ATGGAACAACTATCTAAGAGATACAACCAAGCAGTAGCACTTGTTCAAGAAGATAAATTGGAAGAAGCAAAATGGATCTTGCAGTCCATTTTAGCTTCTGCCCCTTTTCATTCCGGAACAAATTGGCTGGCCGGACTGGTGGAAGTAATGATGGGGAATCCGGTTGCCGGACTAACACATTGGGAACGCGTAAAGATAGCAGATTTCCCTCAATTGCCTGAGCGCCGGGAACAAGTCCTTTCAACCTTGAGAAAGTACGAAGAGATCCGCGCTATTTATAACCATTCTTTGTCGTTGGTCAGAGAAAGGAAACTTTCAGAAGCAAGAAGTATGATGGTACCCTTGCTAAACCGCGATTTCACTTTTCCATTGCCGGCGGATGTATACCGGCTTTACTTTCTCATTTTGGCGGAACAGGGACAGACGGAAGAAGCATTCTCATTTATCCTGGATTCACCGCCTTCTATCCAAAAAACACCGTCTATTATTCGATTTGTCCATGCATTAAGGGATGAATTGTTAAGGGAAGAAACAGCAGGGGAATGGAAAAAAACAAATGAAATCGTGCATCCGTTAAAGACGAAGAAAGGGCAGCGCCGAATGGGAGCGACAGCGATTGCTATTGTGGCAGCCTTTATCGGTGGAACGTATATTGTCAGTCAAATCGATACGGCTGAACAAGAAAGTGCCTTCGCCGACCAGCAAGAACTAGACAGCGATTCTGAGGGGCTTAAAGAAGTTATCGATGAACTGGAATCAAAGCTTATAAGTCTGGAATCGGAAAAAGAAATTCTGCAAGAAGAATTAGGTGCAAGTAACGAGAGAGTGTCTGAATATGAAGCAACGGAAAAATTGTTTAAGGAAGCTGACCTTGATCTGACTTCTCTGCGAACAGAGGAAGCAAAGAAGGAATATGATGCGGCATACGCGCTATATCAGAATGGGGAGTACATAAAAGCAAAAGAAAGGTTCGAGTTGAGTCTCCAACTAAGTCCGTCTGAGTACTTTAGCGACGATAGTCTATATTATTTAATCAGATCCACACAACAATTGAGTACTCTTACAGGAGATTCGGAGTTATTGAACCAATTCCTCACGTCTGAATCCGAACACTTTTTAGAATCACCATACCAAGATGATCTTTTAGTAATCCAAGCAGATGCTTATCACAGCGAGGGTAAAAAAGATGAGGCTTTACTGGTTTTGTCTCAAATTCAAGACGAGTACCCGTCAGAATGGACAGCAACATACGCTGAAAAATTATTAGACACTATGCAAGAGAAAGAGATGTAA
- a CDS encoding Hsp70 family protein: protein MAIIGIDLGTTNSAIAYLKGEKPEIIPNIEGGRTTPSVFQMSPNNEMVIGQNAKSSMPGFPDRTITEVKRLMGSDETVMVAGQEYRPETVSAHILKYLKESAEEYLGEAITEAVITVPAYFSDSQRKATQKAGEIAGLKVERIINEPTAAAIAYGLENMDKNQHILVYDLGGGTFDVSVVEIFEGVVEVKASAGDNSLGGVDFDNTLADWIIQNFKQQEGIDLLDFGSAVEINQRRAKIKLEAENIKKNLSSQTNVNINIPFIAVYDNAPISVNLNITRDEFEDLIRKMAMKTLTEVDKALEDSNLNIDEINEVLLVGGSTRIPLIQKLVEEKFGKKAKKDINPDEAVALGAAVQAGIKSGQIDTTKGIMVIDVCPYTLGTEVVKNIGGQIVPGFFDPIIPRNSTIPVSEKKIYYTADDNQTSVDINVFQGDSQYADQNIFLSNVMLEGIPSAPMGQEPIEVKFSYDINGTLQVEATIVSTGKRASSVVKTKAGTMSEQEVKLAKSQVEKDYQQSELYKEVKSVITRGERMLKSAEGLEKEKLASLLQNIKFALEKNDRELVRKYEEELTDLLIELV from the coding sequence ATGGCAATCATCGGAATCGATTTAGGTACAACGAATTCAGCAATCGCATATTTAAAGGGCGAAAAACCGGAAATTATTCCAAATATAGAAGGTGGACGTACGACTCCATCTGTTTTTCAAATGAGCCCTAACAATGAGATGGTGATCGGACAAAATGCAAAGTCATCAATGCCAGGTTTTCCGGATCGTACAATAACAGAGGTGAAAAGGTTAATGGGGAGTGATGAAACGGTTATGGTCGCCGGCCAAGAGTACCGGCCTGAAACGGTTTCAGCTCACATTTTGAAATACCTGAAGGAAAGTGCCGAGGAGTATTTAGGAGAAGCTATTACAGAAGCAGTCATTACAGTTCCCGCCTATTTTTCAGATTCCCAGCGAAAAGCGACGCAGAAGGCGGGAGAAATCGCAGGTTTGAAAGTGGAGCGGATCATCAACGAGCCGACAGCTGCCGCAATCGCGTATGGATTAGAAAATATGGATAAAAATCAACACATCCTTGTATACGATCTTGGCGGGGGCACGTTTGATGTTTCGGTAGTTGAAATATTTGAAGGGGTTGTCGAGGTAAAAGCGAGTGCTGGTGATAACAGTCTCGGGGGAGTGGATTTTGATAACACGCTTGCAGACTGGATTATCCAGAACTTCAAGCAGCAAGAAGGCATTGATCTGCTCGATTTCGGCTCAGCAGTAGAAATCAATCAGCGCAGAGCAAAAATTAAGCTGGAAGCGGAAAATATCAAAAAAAATCTTTCAAGCCAGACAAATGTAAACATTAACATTCCATTCATCGCTGTATATGATAATGCACCCATTAGCGTGAACCTGAATATCACACGAGATGAATTTGAGGATCTGATCAGAAAAATGGCAATGAAGACTTTGACGGAAGTTGATAAAGCACTGGAAGATTCAAACCTTAATATTGACGAAATTAATGAAGTCCTGCTTGTCGGCGGCTCTACAAGGATTCCTTTAATTCAAAAGTTGGTGGAAGAGAAATTCGGCAAGAAGGCGAAAAAGGACATTAATCCCGATGAGGCGGTAGCACTTGGTGCGGCAGTCCAGGCAGGGATCAAGTCAGGGCAGATTGATACTACAAAAGGAATTATGGTCATTGATGTCTGCCCGTACACATTGGGAACTGAAGTCGTAAAGAACATTGGCGGCCAGATTGTTCCGGGTTTCTTTGATCCGATTATTCCAAGAAACAGTACAATCCCAGTTAGCGAGAAAAAAATATATTACACCGCAGATGATAACCAGACCAGCGTAGATATAAACGTATTCCAAGGCGACAGCCAATACGCAGATCAAAATATTTTCCTTTCAAATGTCATGTTGGAAGGAATTCCGTCAGCGCCAATGGGCCAAGAGCCGATAGAAGTGAAGTTCTCGTATGATATCAATGGAACCCTTCAAGTGGAAGCGACAATTGTAAGCACGGGTAAAAGAGCGTCTTCCGTTGTAAAGACAAAGGCGGGAACAATGTCTGAGCAGGAAGTAAAGCTGGCCAAATCTCAAGTCGAAAAGGATTATCAGCAATCCGAACTCTATAAAGAAGTGAAAAGTGTAATTACTCGTGGTGAACGGATGCTGAAATCAGCGGAAGGGCTTGAAAAAGAAAAACTGGCGTCCCTTCTTCAAAATATCAAATTCGCTTTAGAGAAGAATGACCGTGAATTAGTCCGGAAATATGAGGAAGAGCTTACGGATCTACTAATTGAGCTAGTATAG
- a CDS encoding restriction endonuclease has product MKELLNMILHAGKVLLELLLPSKDKEKPKNSSKPISEESKKSQMLPADVKRELDDDQIIDADLSELTGGEFERLIAMYYKEKGYHSQIVDGFGDQKVDVILTNPKDNMRIAVQCKHWKTKKVGNDTILRLNAGKRIHKCLDAWCITTSGYTKSAIEAAEGLNVELLDGHHVQDFIENWQKRKRTQIHKQKKAVGIAGDRQIQ; this is encoded by the coding sequence ATGAAAGAACTCTTGAATATGATATTGCATGCAGGGAAAGTCCTGCTTGAACTACTGTTGCCCTCTAAAGATAAGGAAAAGCCAAAAAACAGCTCAAAGCCGATCAGCGAAGAAAGCAAGAAAAGCCAAATGTTGCCTGCTGATGTGAAGAGAGAGCTGGATGACGATCAGATCATAGACGCTGATTTAAGTGAACTTACCGGTGGCGAGTTCGAGAGACTGATTGCCATGTACTATAAAGAAAAAGGATATCATTCGCAGATTGTTGACGGATTTGGAGATCAGAAGGTAGATGTTATTCTTACCAACCCCAAAGATAATATGAGGATCGCAGTCCAATGTAAACATTGGAAAACGAAAAAGGTGGGGAACGATACGATTCTGCGGTTGAACGCAGGAAAAAGAATACATAAATGCCTTGATGCCTGGTGCATCACAACGAGCGGTTACACAAAAAGCGCTATAGAAGCTGCCGAAGGGCTGAACGTCGAACTCTTGGATGGACACCATGTGCAGGATTTTATCGAAAACTGGCAAAAGCGCAAAAGAACACAGATTCATAAACAGAAAAAAGCCGTTGGTATAGCAGGGGATAGACAGATACAATAA
- a CDS encoding bifunctional diguanylate cyclase/phosphodiesterase, producing MNFGSNKIKEVKSVRSFFDYTEQDDLDFFGDDTKIIFWSYESKTGEVTITGGLEKIYGFSSEDLPDDNLLKSFFGPDDKQGEDIVKQFLHAKASFDQEYRTVKKDGSEIWLKTKGKPVLDRNGDIIRINGTTRDITEKKQIEIELAESVTKYQSIVENGAQGVYISQDGKLEFANNQMVNMTGYSEKELLGMSYDQLLDEESIELVLSRVSAFLDGKENGVQEINIIRKDRSKIRVELRSSIIIYQNRPALMGTLLDVTAKTDALHMVNYLAYYDSLTGLPNRNLFYSTINKELETAKVNEQKLALLFIDLDQFKLVNDTQGHHVGDRLIQQVAAKLDELLRDRGFIARYGGDEFVSFLTYEDTAEVEAIAERIVTEVPKALSGELTVTPSVGISLFPENGEDINSLLQFADVAMYHSKRDDDRLQRYTFYHHAISSEALKGVQLTNALRKAIELNQFHLVYQPKVELGTAELKGVEALLRWNHPEHGNVSPMDFIPLAEKSGQINRIGDWVLEKAMRDMRAFEQPVLLNVNISAKQLIQENFVQNVHARLQETGFPAERLNLEITETVALYDVEKTMDKLNQLNKLGVKVSLDDFGTGYSSLSYLSKLPIDYLKVDRSFIRHLEADDTKKSIIKSIIEVAHNLNIQVVAEGIETEEQADLLHGYKCNLGQGFYFSKPLLFEDLLNYIGAGKSIAELR from the coding sequence ATGAACTTCGGGAGCAATAAAATCAAGGAAGTGAAAAGTGTACGGTCGTTTTTCGACTATACGGAGCAAGATGACTTGGACTTTTTCGGGGATGATACAAAAATCATCTTTTGGTCTTATGAAAGTAAGACCGGTGAAGTGACGATAACAGGGGGATTAGAGAAGATCTACGGATTTTCTTCTGAGGACTTACCGGATGATAATTTGCTGAAGAGTTTTTTTGGTCCGGATGATAAGCAAGGAGAAGACATTGTAAAGCAGTTTCTGCATGCCAAGGCGTCGTTCGATCAGGAATATCGCACTGTGAAAAAGGATGGCTCAGAGATTTGGCTTAAGACAAAAGGGAAACCCGTCCTCGATAGAAATGGCGATATCATCCGGATTAACGGAACCACCCGGGATATCACTGAGAAGAAACAGATTGAAATCGAGTTAGCCGAGTCTGTAACAAAATATCAAAGCATTGTGGAAAACGGTGCTCAAGGTGTATACATATCGCAAGACGGTAAGCTCGAATTCGCAAATAACCAAATGGTTAACATGACGGGTTACAGTGAAAAGGAATTACTGGGAATGAGTTATGATCAATTGCTGGACGAAGAAAGTATTGAACTGGTACTGAGCCGGGTATCCGCTTTTCTCGATGGAAAAGAAAATGGCGTCCAGGAAATCAATATCATCAGAAAAGATCGGTCGAAAATTCGGGTGGAGTTACGGTCGTCCATTATCATCTATCAAAACAGGCCGGCGCTTATGGGCACTCTCCTTGATGTGACGGCGAAAACAGATGCGCTCCATATGGTGAATTACCTGGCTTATTACGATTCGTTAACTGGTCTTCCTAACCGCAACTTATTTTACAGCACCATCAATAAGGAATTAGAAACAGCTAAAGTAAATGAGCAGAAATTGGCATTATTGTTTATCGATTTGGATCAGTTCAAATTGGTGAATGACACACAAGGCCATCATGTCGGAGACCGGTTGATTCAGCAAGTGGCAGCCAAACTGGATGAACTATTACGAGACCGTGGTTTCATTGCCCGGTATGGCGGAGATGAGTTTGTTTCATTCTTGACGTATGAAGACACGGCTGAAGTAGAGGCAATTGCGGAACGGATTGTTACGGAAGTTCCGAAGGCCCTTTCAGGTGAATTGACTGTGACTCCTTCTGTGGGAATTAGTCTGTTCCCCGAGAACGGTGAAGATATCAATTCCTTGCTTCAGTTCGCTGATGTAGCGATGTACCACTCGAAACGGGATGATGATAGGTTGCAACGCTATACATTTTACCATCACGCAATCAGCAGTGAGGCGCTAAAGGGTGTTCAATTGACGAATGCGCTTCGTAAAGCAATTGAGTTGAATCAATTCCATTTGGTATATCAGCCAAAAGTTGAATTAGGAACGGCTGAACTGAAGGGAGTGGAAGCACTCCTCCGATGGAACCATCCCGAGCATGGCAATGTGTCACCAATGGACTTTATTCCCTTGGCAGAAAAGAGCGGGCAGATCAACCGGATCGGGGATTGGGTGCTGGAAAAAGCGATGCGTGATATGCGGGCATTTGAACAGCCTGTCCTGCTGAACGTTAATATTTCGGCGAAGCAATTGATCCAGGAAAACTTCGTGCAAAACGTCCATGCGCGTTTACAGGAAACCGGGTTTCCTGCGGAACGGTTAAATCTGGAGATTACAGAAACGGTGGCCCTGTACGATGTTGAAAAAACGATGGATAAACTGAATCAATTGAATAAGCTTGGTGTGAAAGTATCGCTCGATGATTTCGGCACGGGCTATTCGTCCTTGAGTTATCTCAGTAAATTACCAATTGATTACCTGAAAGTGGACCGATCCTTTATTCGGCATTTGGAGGCCGATGATACAAAGAAATCGATCATCAAATCGATTATTGAAGTGGCACATAACCTGAATATCCAAGTCGTAGCAGAAGGAATTGAAACGGAAGAGCAGGCGGATTTATTGCATGGATATAAGTGCAATTTAGGGCAAGGGTTTTACTTTAGCAAGCCCCTGCTTTTTGAAGATTTACTGAACTATATCGGAGCAGGAAAATCGATTGCAGAACTGAGGTAA
- the fliW gene encoding flagellar assembly protein FliW, with protein MKVQTERFGELEVANNRIITFQRGIPGFEEFKQYALIPADAQKDTPFFFLQSIEEGAISFFLVDPFAFFGEYDVKLEEQAVERLKLVNPSDAIVLTTVTVQDEMKDATTNLKAPLIINNKKQQGMQVVLNNKDYQIKQPLFQPEPKAALRQV; from the coding sequence ATGAAAGTTCAGACAGAGCGGTTTGGTGAATTGGAAGTAGCGAATAATCGGATCATTACATTCCAGCGAGGTATACCGGGTTTCGAGGAATTTAAGCAGTATGCATTGATTCCGGCGGATGCACAGAAAGATACACCGTTTTTTTTCCTGCAATCCATTGAAGAAGGGGCAATCAGTTTCTTTCTTGTTGACCCATTTGCGTTTTTCGGAGAGTACGATGTAAAACTCGAAGAACAGGCAGTGGAACGGCTTAAGCTGGTGAATCCGTCAGATGCAATCGTGCTGACAACCGTCACCGTACAAGATGAAATGAAAGATGCGACCACGAACTTAAAAGCACCATTGATTATCAATAATAAAAAACAGCAAGGCATGCAAGTCGTCTTGAACAATAAAGACTACCAGATCAAACAGCCGCTATTCCAGCCGGAACCAAAAGCTGCCCTAAGGCAGGTGTAA
- a CDS encoding J domain-containing protein, with the protein MSSGNYYESLGVSETVTAVELQRAYVRMIRQYTNEAHPEEFEFYTKVYKTLKDPERRKQYDLSIQDGGQYQENIEKIQVGFRNEQYNQAMTLIRQTIKNYPDDERMLNLQAQCYFFLDMPSEAEELLLFLVEEYPQNELYLSQLASLYFSQDEFRESAALYKRLVEKDPEENNYSINLSNCFLHLGELDEACQVLENKLRMSTVTVYDFPLLSELYFLTAIKNDQRYHENIISRIESLAENAEDRKKLLQLMIDVAVGLDTDNYLLKELVQTIKKINRNSDAQVSRWIKKVEIEVGPLEEPEADPSPLPRANNQSPPRRQVHTTGDSSEPVRGSVLWAIIFGLVIAFSIEPFLGIVIGIVWYFFAGPIKSVLSCLGCLGAVLFVLAIMLDSCGL; encoded by the coding sequence ATGAGTTCGGGGAATTATTATGAATCGCTGGGTGTATCTGAAACTGTCACCGCTGTGGAATTGCAACGGGCCTATGTAAGAATGATCAGGCAGTATACGAATGAAGCACACCCTGAAGAATTCGAGTTTTATACAAAAGTGTATAAGACATTAAAGGATCCTGAGAGAAGGAAGCAATATGACCTCTCGATTCAGGACGGCGGGCAGTATCAGGAAAATATAGAAAAGATTCAGGTGGGCTTTAGGAATGAGCAGTATAATCAGGCAATGACATTGATCAGGCAAACAATCAAAAACTATCCGGACGATGAAAGAATGTTGAATTTACAAGCTCAATGTTATTTTTTCTTAGATATGCCATCAGAAGCTGAAGAACTTTTATTGTTTCTTGTGGAAGAGTATCCGCAAAACGAGTTATATTTGTCTCAGTTAGCATCGCTTTACTTTTCTCAAGATGAATTCAGAGAATCTGCTGCTCTCTATAAGCGATTAGTCGAAAAGGATCCAGAAGAGAACAATTATTCTATTAATCTTTCCAATTGTTTCCTTCATCTAGGGGAGCTAGATGAAGCGTGCCAAGTATTGGAAAACAAATTGAGGATGTCGACTGTCACTGTTTATGATTTTCCATTGTTATCAGAACTGTATTTTCTAACAGCGATCAAAAATGATCAACGGTATCATGAAAATATCATTAGTCGAATTGAATCCTTGGCCGAAAATGCAGAAGACCGAAAAAAACTACTGCAATTAATGATCGATGTGGCAGTAGGATTGGATACAGATAATTATTTACTGAAAGAACTCGTCCAAACTATAAAGAAGATAAATCGCAATTCGGATGCGCAAGTGTCCAGGTGGATAAAAAAAGTAGAAATAGAAGTAGGCCCGCTTGAAGAGCCTGAAGCCGATCCAAGTCCATTGCCACGTGCAAACAACCAATCTCCGCCACGACGACAGGTTCACACAACAGGAGATTCGAGTGAACCAGTCAGAGGATCGGTCTTATGGGCAATTATTTTTGGCCTGGTCATCGCGTTCTCCATAGAGCCATTCTTAGGTATTGTTATCGGAATCGTTTGGTACTTTTTCGCCGGTCCAATAAAATCCGTCTTAAGTTGCTTGGGCTGTTTAGGTGCTGTGCTTTTTGTGCTTGCCATAATGTTGGATTCATGCGGTTTATAG